TCATGGGAGAAGTATTGTAAATGTAGGTGAAAGAAAAGAAGTGGCACCGAAAGAAACAATTGCAGATAGTGATGACAGCTACTGTATGATACCGCCAGCATCAAAAGAGGCTCAATTTTTTATGAAAGAACGTTTAGATAGGTTGAAGTCCTATGCATATGATACAAATTTAAATAAATTAGAAGAAAATGGATCTGACACCTTAATTATAACTTCAGGGCTTATGTACAATATCTTAAAAGAGGTAAATCCTCATGTAGATGTTTGGAAGCTGGGACTTGTATACCCCATAAATGAGGAAAAGGCTAAAGAAATTACAGCAAATTACAACAAAGTAATTGTAATAGAAGAAATGATGCCTTTTATAGAAGAGCAACTTAAACTTATGGGAATAGAATGTGAAGGCAAGAAATATTTTAGCTTTACCGGCGAGCTGGATTACGGCCATATTGCAAAAGGACTTAAAGAAGCAGGAATTTTAGATGTGGTAAATGAGTTAGATTCAACAACTACTGATACAGTAGAAAGACCACCGCTATTTTGTTCTGGATGTCCCCATAGACCTGTATTTGATATTTTGAAAAAGTCAAAAACAAAGATGGTGATTGGAGACATCGGCTGTTATTCCATGGGGATGCAACATCCTTTTGAGCAATCCCAAAGTATCATAAGTATGGGAGCTTGCATGGGCATTGTAAAAGGCATGAGTAAGGCCTTTGCAATGCAGGAAAAACAGGAGCCTTTAGTGGCATTGATCGGAGATGGAACATTTTTCCACTCAGGCATACCAGGGCTAATAAATCAGCTTCATCAGCAGGGAGATAAAGAAAACATAACTATTGTTGTTTTAGACAATCGAACAACGGCTATGACTGGTGGTCAACCTAATGCCAGCTCGGGATTGTATACTAAAAAAGATGATATGAAAGTAAGCATAAACGAATTAGCTCAGTCCATAGGCTTTGACAGGGTAAAAGAGCTGGATCAATACGACTATGATGAAACTAAGAAAATTTTTAAAGAAGAACTAGCTCATCAAGGTCTGTCAATTATAGTAGCTAATGGCCCTTGTGCACTTAAATTTAAGATGAACAACCCTCATTACTATGTCGACCCTTCTATATGCATCGGCTGTCGTTCATGTATAAAGACTAATTGTCCGCCTTTGAAAATGAAAGAGTACGAAGGAATAGAAAAGAAAAAATCCTTTATAGATAAAGACATGTGTGTCGGATGTAGCATCTGTGCTCAAGTATGCCCAGTAAATGCTATCAAGCAATCTGGCGAAGAAGCAAAAGGAGGTGCGTAAATTGACGACTAATATTTTAATTGGTGGCGTTGGTGGTCAAGGCTTAGTTCTTATGACAAATATTATTTGTCAGGGAGCTATGAAAGCTGGCTATGATGTAAAAAGCAATGATGTAGTGGGGTTATCTCAAAGAGGTGGAAAAGTTTGGGGAAATGTAAGATTTGGTGAAAAAATATATAGCCCTAACATCTCAGCAAAACAAGGGGATGTTTTAATAGCTACCGAGCCTCTGGAAGCACTAAGGTGGAGCGCTTCCTTAAAAGATGGTGGAGTTATCATAGTTAATCCCAAAACCATGTATTCAACTCCAGTTCAGCAAGAAAAGGCTGAATACCCCAAGGAGGAAATTGATGCACTGAAAGATAAATACAAAGTGATAGAAATTGACGCTAATGAAGAAGCAAAAAAATTAGGGAAAATTCAGGTTAGCAACGTTATTATGATAGGTGCCCTTGCAAGGGAGCTAGAAATACCTATAAAAATATGGGAAGAAACAATACTAGAAAATGTTCCGCCAAAATTTAAGGAAATGAATATATCTGCATTTAGGGTAGGGTATAATGGGTAACATTGCTTATTTAGAGCCCCCAAACGCTAGAATTTAAATTCTAGCGTTTGGGGGCTTTGCTATGGTAAAAATGCTTTTACTTAAAAAATAAAAATTAGCTATAAAGGATTCTTAATCACAAAGTAGAATATTAAGAAATAAAGAAAAATTTAAACAGGGACGGGTGGTATATGAAAAAAGCAGATAGAGTATTGCACGCACTTGTGAAACTTGAAGAGAGATACAATAAAGGAATTTCCGCAAGGGAAATAGGTGAGGAAATTGATTTAGATAGGGCAAATGTCAGTAGATATTTAAATAAACTATATAAAGAAAAGAAAATAAGCAAATCTATCGGCAGACCTGTTTTGTACTATTCGATAAAAGAAGAGAGTAGTGTAGAAAACAATAAAAAAAATAGTTTTGATAGGGTCCTTCTTCAACAGCAGAGTTTGCAGGTTCCAATACAAAAAGCCAAAGCTGCTATTTTATACCCTCCCACTGGCTTACACACCTTGATACTAGGTGAAACTGGTGTAGGCAAAACTATGTTTGCGGAGCTAATGCATAACTTTGCAGTAGAAAGTAACGTCCTAAGTTCCGAAGCTCCCTTTATTAGGTTTAATTGTGCAGACTATGCAGACAATCCTCAGTTAGTAATATCCCAGATTTTTGGTGTAAAGAAAGGTGCTTATACAGGGGCAGAGAATGACAGGGAGGGTCTATTAAATAAAGCAGATGGAGGCATTTTATTTTTAGATGAAGTCCACAGGCTCTCTGCACAGGGTCAAGAAATGCTTTTTACATACATAGACAAAGGTCAATTTAGACCGCTGGGAGAAACAGTAAAAACAATCTCAGTAAATGTTCAAATTATAGCAGCAACTACAGAAGAACCCAACTCATACCTGTTAAAAACTTTTACTAGACGAATCCCGATGATTATAACTTTGCCGCCGTTGAGAGAAAAAAGTTTAGCTGAAAGATATTATCTTATAGATTATTTTTTTAAAAAAGAATCAAAACGAATTGGAAAAAGTATATATATAAATAAACAATCCTTTATTTCGCTACTTTTATATCAATGTCCGAATAATATAGGGCAGTTAGCTAGTGATATCCAGTTATGCTGTGCAAAGGCCTTTGTCCATTATAAATCAAAGAAAGAAAATCATATCCTTATCACCACTTCAGACTTGCCTCAACATGTGAAAAAAGGCTTATTACGCTTAAATGAATATAGAGCAGAAGTAGAGGAAATCATGCAAGTTAAAGGTGAGATTTTGCGATTTAGCTTTAAAGAAGATATACAATATCATACTAAAGATGATAATGTGGCAAACGAGGACTTTTATGAGGGAATAGCAAGAAGGTTAGATGACTTAAAATCCTCTGGCTTGACGGAAGGAGAAATAAATCAAACTATAAATATAGATATTGAAGCACATTTTCAAAAATACCTAGGAAATCTGGATAGAAACTTAAAAAAGAAAGATATATCTAAGGTGGTAGATTTAGAAGTTTTGGAGTCAGTTGAGCAAATTTTAAACTTAGCTGAAAAAAGACTTAACACGACATATGACATTAAAATTTACTATGGTTTAGCCCTCCATATACATAACTTTATAGAAAGAATGAAAAAAGGTCTGAAGGTATATCATCCCAAACTGAACTTGATAAGAGCCGATTATCCTGAAGAATTTATGGTTGCTTTGGAAGCAGTAAATATTATTGACAAAAGATTTGAAATTCAAACTCCTTTGGACGAAATAGGGTATATAACGTTATTTTTAATTAAAAATGTGTTAGATCTGGAGTATGGGCAAAAGAGTAAAGTTGGGATTCTTGTAATGATGCATGGCAGGACAACTGCTAGCAGCATGGTAGAAGTGTGCAATACGTTAGTAGGAGAAAATCATGCTGTAGCTTTGGATATGCCTTTAAATATGAAGCCGGAGGAGATATATCTTTTGGCAAAAGAGCGGGTTATTAATTTAAATCAAGGTCAGGGAGTAATGTTGCTGGTTGATATGGGCTCTTTAGTAAGTTACGGTGATATGATTTACGAAGATACTGGAGTTAACGTCAGGACTGTTGACATGGTAAGCACCCCTTTACTTCTTGAAGCTTGCAGAAAAGCTGTTTTAGGATGGGATATGAATGAAATTTATGAAAGCTTAATTGACGTTGGAAAATTCAAACAAAAAAACAGTAGAAAAAAGACTATAAAAGCTAAAAGAGTGATTATAACTGCCTGTTTTACCGGGGAAGGTGCGGCAGAACACCTTCAAAATATCATCGAGACTGAGCTAGCCAAGAAATATAACTTTGCAGTAATTCCTCTTAATATACTAAATAGAAAAGAATTTTTAAACTCAGTAAATAGCTATAAAAAAAAGTATAAAATTTTAGCTATTGTTAGCACTGTTGGAATTGATATGGTGGATATACCATATATCTCTGCAGCGGAACTAATTGATGGCAGTGGAATAAATGCTTTGGAAAGAATATTGGGCACTGATGATAATTACATAAAAATTGGAGATTCTTTACATAAACATCTAAAGCAGGTGGACGGAGCTGAGTTAAGTGAAGAAATAATGCAGGTGATTTCTAATATTGAAGGCAGGCTAGAAATAAAAGTTTGTGATGAAATTGCCATAGGTATGATGATGCATACTTGTTTTCTTATAGAAAAGCTAAAAAAGGGGGAAAAAGGTAAAGTTTTTAAGGAGTTGCAACTTTATAAAAATCAGTACAATAGAGAGATGGGAATAA
This genomic interval from Proteinivorax tanatarense contains the following:
- a CDS encoding thiamine pyrophosphate-dependent enzyme, with the protein product MAKDKKVLTGNQGIAQGFYEAGGKVAASYPGSPTVEILDTLSSYQGVYSEFSTNEKVALEVAIGGSFAGVRSMAVMKHVGVNIAADPLMTFTQTKTLGGFVLVSGDDPGLASSQNEQDNRFFGKFANMGVLDPADSQESLDYTKQAFEISEELQGPMMLRITSRLCHGRSIVNVGERKEVAPKETIADSDDSYCMIPPASKEAQFFMKERLDRLKSYAYDTNLNKLEENGSDTLIITSGLMYNILKEVNPHVDVWKLGLVYPINEEKAKEITANYNKVIVIEEMMPFIEEQLKLMGIECEGKKYFSFTGELDYGHIAKGLKEAGILDVVNELDSTTTDTVERPPLFCSGCPHRPVFDILKKSKTKMVIGDIGCYSMGMQHPFEQSQSIISMGACMGIVKGMSKAFAMQEKQEPLVALIGDGTFFHSGIPGLINQLHQQGDKENITIVVLDNRTTAMTGGQPNASSGLYTKKDDMKVSINELAQSIGFDRVKELDQYDYDETKKIFKEELAHQGLSIIVANGPCALKFKMNNPHYYVDPSICIGCRSCIKTNCPPLKMKEYEGIEKKKSFIDKDMCVGCSICAQVCPVNAIKQSGEEAKGGA
- a CDS encoding indolepyruvate oxidoreductase subunit beta; its protein translation is MTTNILIGGVGGQGLVLMTNIICQGAMKAGYDVKSNDVVGLSQRGGKVWGNVRFGEKIYSPNISAKQGDVLIATEPLEALRWSASLKDGGVIIVNPKTMYSTPVQQEKAEYPKEEIDALKDKYKVIEIDANEEAKKLGKIQVSNVIMIGALARELEIPIKIWEETILENVPPKFKEMNISAFRVGYNG
- a CDS encoding sigma 54-interacting transcriptional regulator, which encodes MKKADRVLHALVKLEERYNKGISAREIGEEIDLDRANVSRYLNKLYKEKKISKSIGRPVLYYSIKEESSVENNKKNSFDRVLLQQQSLQVPIQKAKAAILYPPTGLHTLILGETGVGKTMFAELMHNFAVESNVLSSEAPFIRFNCADYADNPQLVISQIFGVKKGAYTGAENDREGLLNKADGGILFLDEVHRLSAQGQEMLFTYIDKGQFRPLGETVKTISVNVQIIAATTEEPNSYLLKTFTRRIPMIITLPPLREKSLAERYYLIDYFFKKESKRIGKSIYINKQSFISLLLYQCPNNIGQLASDIQLCCAKAFVHYKSKKENHILITTSDLPQHVKKGLLRLNEYRAEVEEIMQVKGEILRFSFKEDIQYHTKDDNVANEDFYEGIARRLDDLKSSGLTEGEINQTINIDIEAHFQKYLGNLDRNLKKKDISKVVDLEVLESVEQILNLAEKRLNTTYDIKIYYGLALHIHNFIERMKKGLKVYHPKLNLIRADYPEEFMVALEAVNIIDKRFEIQTPLDEIGYITLFLIKNVLDLEYGQKSKVGILVMMHGRTTASSMVEVCNTLVGENHAVALDMPLNMKPEEIYLLAKERVINLNQGQGVMLLVDMGSLVSYGDMIYEDTGVNVRTVDMVSTPLLLEACRKAVLGWDMNEIYESLIDVGKFKQKNSRKKTIKAKRVIITACFTGEGAAEHLQNIIETELAKKYNFAVIPLNILNRKEFLNSVNSYKKKYKILAIVSTVGIDMVDIPYISAAELIDGSGINALERILGTDDNYIKIGDSLHKHLKQVDGAELSEEIMQVISNIEGRLEIKVCDEIAIGMMMHTCFLIEKLKKGEKGKVFKELQLYKNQYNREMGIIKECFKVIEKKYNINILEDEIGYICKILLLNSQWAEN